In one Gossypium hirsutum isolate 1008001.06 chromosome D09, Gossypium_hirsutum_v2.1, whole genome shotgun sequence genomic region, the following are encoded:
- the LOC107907690 gene encoding bifunctional purple acid phosphatase 26-like: MEGRLMLLSSEFSVSNLKYKVQLSSGERYPVPDKSTPVYITVGDGGNQEGLAGRFLDPQPEYSAFREASYGHSTLEIQNRTHAFYHWNRNDDGKKVAAFLECLNDIISKLFRTKYAVSGICCRRIDSLEDMVVFRCRSSNLR; this comes from the exons ATGGAAGGAAGGCTCATGCTTCTTTCCTCTGAATTTTCAGTATCGAATCTCAAATATAAGGTACAATTATCAAGTGGCGAACGTTACCCTGTACCAGACAAATCAACTCCAGTTTACATCACTGTCGGAGATGGTGGAAATCAAGAAGGTCTAGCTGGAAG ATTTTTAGATCCCCAACCAGAGTATTCTGCATTCCGAGAAGCTAGTTATGGTCACTCGACACTGGAGATCCAAAATAGGACCCATGCATTCTACCATTGGAACCGCAATGATGATGGGAAAAAAGTGGCAGCATTTTTAGAGTGTTTGAATGATATTATTAGCAAGCTTTTTAGAACAAAATATGCAGTGAGTGGTATATGTTGTAGGAGAATTGATTCACTTGAAGATATGGTTGTGTTTCGTTGCAGGTCAAGCAATCTGAGATGA